The segment GGACGCGGCAGGACTTCCCTGAACAACGTGCCGGGGACATCGTGCGGCGGAGTGCATTCGAAATCGTTTTTCCCGTCCTTGATGACCAGCAAATGGCGGTAGCTGAAGCCTGGGTGGAAGCGGATGTTCGGAGCGGCGAGCTCTTGGTTCAGGGCTTCGATCAGCCGCAATGACTCCTCGCTGCTGATGTGCCCGGCCGAGTGGTTCTTGATCTTGTCGTTTTCGATGCAGATGATATTGCAGCGCATGGCCAGGTCGTCGGCGGCAAGCTCGACGCCGATGCTGGCCGCTTCCAGGACGCCGCGCCCCTGGTAGACCGCTTTCGCGTCGTAGCCCAACACGGCCAGATTGGCGACCTCGCTCCCGGGCGGCATGTCGTCGGGAACGGTGACCAGGCGGCCGCAGCGGCTGCGGGCGCAGAGGCGGTCGATGGCGGGTGTGTGCGCCGCCATCAGCGGCGTTTTCCCGTTCAGCTTGTCGATGGGGTAGTCGGCCATGCCGTCGGCCAGGATGACGATGGTTTTCATTGGCACCTCAACGCTTGCTTCGATCAGGAATAGTTCTTTTTCAGGAATTTCTTGAAGGCCGGGTAATCGTTGGCCATGAGCTCAAAGGTTTCCTTTTTGCCTTCGAGCCCTTCGAGACTGCGCGGCAGCGGCGGATCGAAGCCGAGGATGGCCTTGATCTCCTCGGGGAATTTCGCCGGGTGGGCCGTTTCTAGGGAAATGCACAGTTGCCCGGGGGCCGGTTCGGCGCGCAAATACTCGCGCAGGCCGGCCCAGCCGACGGCGCCATGCGGCTCGAGCAGCAGGCCGTGCTGCTCGTAGGCGACGCGGATGGTCCGCCGCGTTTCGTCGTCGCTGACGCTCAGGGCGAATATCTCGCGGCGCAGACGCTCCAGGTCGGCCGGGCTGCTGATGCGTCCTCTTTCGTCCATGCGGCCGCCGTAGAGATCGATCAAACGGGCCAGGTTGCTGGGATGGCCGACATTCATGGCGCTGGAAATGCAGTTGCGCGAGGGCTCGATGACCTGGTAAACGCCGCTGGCGACATACGTGGGGAATTCGTCGTTCTCGTTGGTGGCGATGACCAACCGCTTGACCGGGAGCCCCATGCGCATGGCCAGCACGGCGCCCATCATGTCGCCGAAATTGCCCGAGGGGACGGAAAAAACGGCCGTTTCGCCGGGCTGCTGGCACAGGCGCGAGTAGGCGTAGAAATAGTAGACGGTCTGCGGCACCAGCCGGCCGATATTGATGGAATTGGCCGAGGAGAGGGGGAGATGTCCCAGTTCGGGATCGGAGAAGGCTTCCTTGACCAGCGCCTGGCAATGGTCGAACTTGCCGTCGATGGCGATGACGCCGACATTCTTGCCCAGGGTGGTCATCTGCCGGCGCTGGCGCGGGGTCACCTCCTTCTCGGGGAACAGAACCAGCACCTGGATGTTGTCCAGCCCGTAAAAGGCGTTGGCGATGGCGCTGCCGGTGTCTCCCGATGTCGCGGTCAGGATCAGCAGCTTGGACTTCTCCTGTCTCAGGTAGTGATGGATCAGCCGCCCCATCAATCGCGCGGCGAAATCCTTGAACGAGGCCGTCGGCCCCTGGTCGAGGCGCATGACAAACTGCCGGCCTTCCACCAGTTCCAGCGGCACGGGGAAATCGTAGGCATCTTTGGTCAGGGCCGCCAGTTCGGGCCCGGAGATCTGCCCATGCAGAAATTTCCCGCAGACGACGTCGGCGATTTTATGGTAGGGCAGGCCGACGAAACTTTCTATTTCAGCCGTGCTCAGCACCGGGATCCGTTCCGGCATGTACAAGCCCCTGTCCGGGGCCTGCCCCTTGAGCAGGGCGTCGCGGAAGGGGACCGCTTCGGCCTTGCGGTTGGTCGAGTAAAACAAGATCGGTTCCTGC is part of the Candidatus Aminicenantes bacterium genome and harbors:
- the thrC gene encoding threonine synthase is translated as MQEPILFYSTNRKAEAVPFRDALLKGQAPDRGLYMPERIPVLSTAEIESFVGLPYHKIADVVCGKFLHGQISGPELAALTKDAYDFPVPLELVEGRQFVMRLDQGPTASFKDFAARLMGRLIHHYLRQEKSKLLILTATSGDTGSAIANAFYGLDNIQVLVLFPEKEVTPRQRRQMTTLGKNVGVIAIDGKFDHCQALVKEAFSDPELGHLPLSSANSINIGRLVPQTVYYFYAYSRLCQQPGETAVFSVPSGNFGDMMGAVLAMRMGLPVKRLVIATNENDEFPTYVASGVYQVIEPSRNCISSAMNVGHPSNLARLIDLYGGRMDERGRISSPADLERLRREIFALSVSDDETRRTIRVAYEQHGLLLEPHGAVGWAGLREYLRAEPAPGQLCISLETAHPAKFPEEIKAILGFDPPLPRSLEGLEGKKETFELMANDYPAFKKFLKKNYS